One genomic region from Streptomyces sp. NBC_01431 encodes:
- a CDS encoding flavodoxin domain-containing protein: MASKRVLVAYGTKHGATAGIAAQIGATLREDGLDAVVVPADDVDDVRGYDAVVLGGALYAGHWSRKAKRCAERNAHYLQHRPVWLFSSGPLDHSAEERDIAPVRAVAQQMERLGARQHVTFGGSITENTPGLAAKMLARAGKAGDYREPERIRTWAHHISAELTGPQ, translated from the coding sequence ATGGCCTCGAAGCGGGTACTGGTCGCCTACGGCACCAAGCACGGAGCCACCGCCGGCATCGCCGCGCAGATCGGCGCGACCCTTCGCGAGGACGGCCTCGACGCGGTCGTCGTCCCGGCCGACGACGTGGACGACGTGCGTGGCTACGACGCCGTGGTGCTGGGCGGAGCCCTGTACGCCGGACACTGGAGCCGCAAGGCCAAGCGCTGCGCCGAACGCAACGCCCATTATCTGCAGCACCGGCCGGTCTGGCTGTTCAGCAGTGGTCCCCTGGATCACTCCGCGGAGGAGCGCGACATTGCGCCGGTACGGGCGGTCGCGCAACAGATGGAGCGACTGGGCGCACGCCAGCACGTCACCTTCGGCGGCAGCATCACGGAGAACACGCCCGGCCTCGCCGCCAAGATGCTGGCCCGCGCGGGCAAGGCGGGCGACTACCGCGAACCCGAGCGGATCCGCACGTGGGCCCACCACATCAGCGCCGAACTCACCGGTCCGCAGTAG
- a CDS encoding APC family permease: protein MGTDEGPAGASELQRRLGLNDAVMIGLGSMIGAGIFAALGPAAGAAGSGLLPALALAAVVAYCNATSSARLAARYPMSGGTYVYGRERLGAFWGYLAGWAFVVGKTASCAAMALTVGSYVWPGQTHAIAVGAVVALTALNYTGVQKSAWLTRVVVVIVLAVLAAVVTACLTSDSALAVHLGIGTDVTAGGTLQAAGLLFFAFAGYARIATLGEEVRDPARTIPRAIPLALAITLAVYATVAVGVLAVLGPNRLAGTAAPLAAAVRAAGVAGLVPAVRAGAALAALGSLLALILGVSRTAYAMARDRHLPHVLAAVHPRFQVPHRAELAVGGVVVVLAAVTDVRGAIGFSSFGVLAYYAVANVAAWTLAPDEGRPPLLIPVIGLTGCAALAFALPPTAVVWGAIVLALGAGLYGVRKTRAGGQGR, encoded by the coding sequence ATGGGCACGGACGAAGGCCCGGCGGGCGCGAGCGAGTTGCAGCGCCGTTTGGGGTTGAACGACGCGGTGATGATCGGGCTGGGCTCGATGATCGGCGCCGGGATCTTCGCCGCGCTGGGTCCGGCGGCCGGCGCCGCCGGTTCCGGGCTCCTGCCCGCACTGGCACTGGCCGCCGTAGTGGCGTACTGCAACGCGACGTCGTCGGCCCGGCTCGCCGCCCGGTATCCCATGTCCGGCGGCACGTATGTCTACGGCCGCGAGCGGCTGGGCGCCTTCTGGGGATATCTCGCCGGATGGGCGTTCGTGGTGGGCAAGACCGCGTCCTGCGCTGCGATGGCCCTGACCGTCGGCAGCTATGTGTGGCCGGGCCAGACCCACGCGATTGCCGTCGGGGCCGTGGTGGCGCTGACCGCGCTCAACTACACCGGCGTCCAGAAGTCCGCGTGGCTCACTCGTGTCGTCGTGGTGATCGTCCTGGCGGTCCTCGCGGCCGTGGTGACCGCCTGCCTGACCAGTGACAGCGCCCTGGCGGTGCACCTCGGCATCGGCACGGACGTGACGGCGGGCGGGACGCTCCAGGCAGCCGGCCTGCTGTTCTTCGCCTTCGCCGGCTACGCCCGGATCGCCACACTCGGCGAAGAGGTCCGGGACCCGGCCCGCACCATCCCCCGCGCGATCCCCCTCGCGCTCGCCATCACCCTCGCCGTATACGCCACCGTGGCTGTAGGTGTGCTCGCGGTGCTGGGACCGAACCGTCTCGCCGGGACCGCCGCGCCGCTCGCCGCGGCGGTGCGTGCCGCCGGTGTCGCGGGGCTGGTTCCCGCTGTGCGGGCCGGAGCGGCGCTCGCAGCGCTGGGCTCGCTCCTCGCCCTGATCCTCGGTGTCTCACGCACCGCCTACGCCATGGCCCGCGACCGTCACCTCCCGCACGTTCTGGCCGCGGTCCATCCCCGCTTCCAGGTGCCCCACCGCGCCGAACTGGCCGTCGGCGGCGTGGTCGTGGTTCTGGCCGCCGTAACCGATGTCCGCGGTGCGATCGGCTTCTCCTCCTTCGGAGTGCTGGCCTACTACGCCGTCGCCAATGTGGCGGCGTGGACCCTCGCCCCCGACGAAGGGCGCCCGCCCTTGCTCATCCCCGTGATCGGCCTGACGGGATGCGCCGCCCTCGCGTTCGCCCTTCCGCCGACCGCCGTGGTTTGGGGCGCCATCGTCCTCGCACTCGGTGCCGGCCTGTACGGCGTGCGGAAGACGAGGGCAGGCGGGCAGGGACGCTGA
- a CDS encoding PAS domain S-box protein: MISVTEEPFRALLEAAPDAMVIVDDAGVIRLVNAQTETLFGYPRNELLGRPIEILVPQRFRAQHPGHRMGYSANQQVRPMGADLELYGLRRDGAEFPVEISISPLQTPDGLLISAAVRDVSERKAAEARFRALLEAAPDAIVIVDDAGTIQLVNAQTEALFGHQREELLGRQVEILVPQRFHHHHPTHRHGYVDNRRVRPMGAGLDLYGVRRDGVEFPVEISLSPLETPEGTLVSAAIRDVSERKKAEAQLAELYEQQRHVALTLQRSLMGSPAALPGIDTSSRYFPARQGLGVGGDWFDLIALGGGRVGVLIGDVMGRGLEAAAVMGQLRSASHALAKTGMPPWQLMRALDAVVSELPDQLVTCCYLILDPDESTLTVCSAGHLPVLLAEPTGQVRRLPVPVSVPLGVGEVPHQETRLTVPPASVLALYTDGLVETPTSDIGAQIDALTVALEKSIADAPCLEQAADSVLASLLPGPQDYADDVTLLLVRIPSAPPTAVSACLPAQPVSVGEGRRFLRRTLEAWNCEDLIDTACLLASELLSNSVRHACEPLRLRLRRARDELNVEVSDGSPVLPQARTAALDEESGRGLALLDQLATSWGTVPTQEGKAVWFALPLPAPVRQGEGGGLHAGR; encoded by the coding sequence ATGATCTCCGTGACCGAGGAGCCTTTCCGAGCGCTACTGGAGGCGGCCCCGGACGCGATGGTGATCGTGGACGACGCCGGCGTGATCCGTCTGGTCAACGCGCAGACGGAGACACTGTTCGGCTACCCGCGCAACGAGTTGCTCGGCCGCCCGATCGAGATCCTGGTGCCGCAACGGTTCCGGGCCCAGCATCCTGGCCACCGCATGGGCTACTCCGCCAACCAGCAAGTCCGTCCCATGGGCGCCGACCTGGAACTGTACGGACTGCGCCGCGACGGGGCGGAGTTCCCGGTCGAAATCAGCATCAGCCCGCTACAGACCCCCGACGGACTCCTGATCTCCGCCGCGGTGCGCGACGTGAGCGAACGCAAGGCCGCCGAGGCACGCTTCCGGGCCCTGCTGGAAGCCGCACCGGACGCCATCGTGATCGTCGACGACGCCGGCACCATTCAACTGGTCAACGCGCAGACCGAGGCCCTGTTCGGCCATCAGCGCGAAGAACTCCTGGGACGCCAGGTCGAGATACTGGTCCCGCAGCGGTTCCACCACCACCACCCCACCCACCGCCACGGCTATGTCGACAACCGGCGTGTTCGCCCCATGGGCGCCGGCCTCGACCTCTACGGGGTACGCCGGGACGGGGTCGAGTTCCCGGTCGAGATCAGCCTCAGCCCACTGGAGACCCCGGAGGGGACTCTGGTGTCCGCGGCCATTCGCGACGTCAGCGAGCGCAAGAAGGCCGAGGCCCAACTGGCCGAGTTGTACGAGCAGCAGCGTCACGTCGCCCTGACCCTGCAACGGAGCCTGATGGGCTCACCGGCCGCCCTCCCCGGCATCGACACCTCCAGCCGCTACTTCCCCGCCCGCCAGGGCCTGGGCGTGGGCGGCGACTGGTTCGACCTGATCGCCCTGGGCGGTGGCCGCGTCGGGGTACTGATCGGCGACGTCATGGGCCGCGGCCTGGAGGCGGCGGCCGTCATGGGACAGCTGCGCTCCGCCTCCCATGCCCTGGCCAAGACCGGCATGCCGCCCTGGCAGCTGATGCGCGCCCTCGACGCCGTCGTCAGCGAGCTGCCCGACCAACTCGTCACCTGCTGCTACCTGATCCTGGACCCGGACGAGAGCACCCTGACGGTGTGCTCGGCCGGTCACCTTCCCGTGCTGCTCGCCGAACCCACCGGGCAGGTCCGCAGACTGCCCGTTCCCGTCAGTGTTCCCCTGGGCGTCGGCGAGGTGCCGCACCAGGAGACCCGGCTGACGGTGCCCCCGGCCTCGGTTCTGGCGCTCTACACCGACGGCCTGGTGGAGACCCCCACCAGCGACATCGGAGCGCAGATCGACGCCCTCACCGTCGCGCTGGAAAAATCCATCGCCGACGCCCCATGCCTGGAACAGGCCGCCGACTCCGTACTCGCCTCCCTGCTGCCCGGTCCCCAGGACTACGCGGACGACGTGACCCTGTTGCTCGTCCGCATCCCTTCCGCGCCGCCGACCGCCGTCTCCGCCTGCCTGCCGGCACAACCGGTCAGCGTGGGCGAGGGGCGTCGCTTCCTGCGCCGCACCCTGGAAGCCTGGAACTGCGAGGACCTGATCGACACCGCCTGCCTGCTCGCCTCCGAACTGCTCTCCAACTCGGTCCGCCACGCCTGCGAGCCACTGCGGCTGAGGCTGCGGCGCGCCAGGGACGAACTCAACGTCGAGGTGAGCGACGGCAGTCCGGTCCTGCCCCAGGCGAGGACGGCGGCCCTCGACGAGGAGTCCGGCCGGGGGCTGGCGCTCCTCGATCAACTGGCCACATCGTGGGGAACCGTCCCCACCCAGGAAGGCAAGGCCGTGTGGTTCGCGCTGCCCCTTCCCGCGCCCGTCCGACAAGGGGAGGGCGGCGGGTTACATGCGGGTAGGTAG
- a CDS encoding cyclic nucleotide-binding domain-containing protein, translating to MSALSRTRMTATLSTDHRTRLMELAREVDFPAGTRLFNEGGRADRFWIVRSGIVALDVHVPGRQATVVDRLGRDELVGWSWLFPPHQWHLGAGAETLLRTHEFDAAAVRLLMDADPAFSADVNHWVGQVLARRLTSARVRLLDRFAPYGSGKTL from the coding sequence ATGAGCGCCCTGTCCCGGACCCGCATGACAGCCACCCTGTCGACGGATCACCGCACGCGCCTGATGGAGCTTGCCCGCGAAGTCGACTTTCCCGCCGGGACGCGCCTGTTCAACGAGGGGGGCCGGGCCGACCGGTTCTGGATCGTGCGGTCGGGCATCGTCGCACTGGACGTCCACGTGCCTGGCCGACAGGCGACCGTGGTGGACCGCCTCGGTCGCGATGAACTCGTCGGCTGGTCCTGGCTGTTCCCGCCCCACCAGTGGCATCTGGGTGCGGGTGCGGAGACCCTCCTGCGCACCCACGAGTTCGACGCGGCGGCGGTTCGCCTGCTGATGGACGCCGACCCCGCCTTCAGCGCCGATGTCAATCACTGGGTGGGGCAGGTCCTCGCCCGTCGGCTCACCTCCGCGAGGGTCCGGCTGCTCGACCGGTTCGCCCCCTATGGAAGCGGCAAGACTCTGTGA
- a CDS encoding CBS domain-containing protein, whose translation MPASQYTVSDVMTHTAVAVGRRASYKEIVEVMNQWKVSALPVLEGEGRVVGVVSEADLLVKEQFRGADPAPLDRAGETVKAAAVLAEDLMSTPAVTVHPAATVSEAARIMARKGVKRLPVVNDVGMLEGVVSRGDLLKVFLRPDAEIEHEVRGAVLGELTLPVHVDCSVEDGVVTLGIGRRGDRALVPLLARAVLAVEGVVDVRMRTEGEEVSGGATA comes from the coding sequence ATGCCCGCATCCCAGTACACCGTCAGTGATGTCATGACCCACACGGCCGTGGCCGTGGGCCGCAGGGCTTCCTACAAGGAGATCGTCGAGGTGATGAACCAGTGGAAGGTCAGCGCCCTGCCGGTCCTGGAGGGCGAGGGTCGTGTCGTCGGCGTGGTGTCGGAAGCAGACCTGCTGGTCAAGGAGCAGTTTCGGGGTGCGGACCCGGCGCCGCTGGACCGGGCCGGGGAGACCGTCAAGGCCGCTGCCGTCCTGGCCGAGGACCTCATGTCAACCCCGGCCGTCACCGTGCATCCGGCCGCCACGGTGTCCGAGGCCGCCCGCATCATGGCGCGCAAGGGCGTGAAGCGGCTTCCCGTGGTCAATGACGTGGGAATGCTGGAAGGCGTGGTCAGCCGCGGTGACCTCCTGAAGGTGTTCCTGCGGCCGGACGCCGAGATCGAGCACGAGGTCCGGGGCGCGGTCCTCGGCGAGCTGACGCTCCCCGTACACGTCGATTGCTCGGTCGAGGATGGCGTGGTCACCCTTGGCATCGGCCGCCGCGGCGACCGTGCGCTCGTGCCCCTGCTGGCGCGGGCCGTCCTCGCTGTGGAAGGCGTCGTCGACGTACGCATGCGTACGGAGGGCGAGGAGGTTTCCGGCGGTGCAACCGCCTGA
- a CDS encoding response regulator transcription factor, which produces MSETPEGSPQPLVRVFILDDHEVVRRGLHDLLDAEPGIEVVGEASTAEQALARGPALRPDVAVLDVRLPDGDGITVCRELRSRMPELACLMLTSFDDEDALLDAIMAGAAGYVLKQIKGADLVSAVRTVATGQSMLDPATTARLMHSLRDTEEDKPPEDVRLAALSERELSVLELIGEGLTNRQIAGRLYLSEKTVKNHISRLLSKLGVDRRVQAAVIAAQVAEHDEPRH; this is translated from the coding sequence ATGTCCGAGACACCAGAAGGATCACCGCAACCACTAGTCCGGGTGTTCATCCTCGACGACCACGAGGTCGTCCGACGGGGACTGCACGACCTCCTGGACGCGGAGCCCGGGATCGAGGTGGTCGGCGAGGCGTCGACAGCCGAGCAGGCACTGGCCCGGGGGCCCGCCCTGCGGCCGGATGTGGCGGTGCTCGATGTCCGGCTTCCCGACGGTGACGGCATCACGGTGTGCCGCGAGCTGCGGTCACGCATGCCGGAGCTGGCCTGTCTGATGCTCACGTCCTTCGACGACGAGGACGCTCTTCTCGACGCGATCATGGCGGGGGCGGCGGGGTATGTGCTGAAGCAGATCAAGGGGGCCGATCTGGTCTCCGCCGTCCGTACGGTGGCGACAGGCCAGTCCATGCTCGATCCCGCCACGACGGCCCGGCTCATGCACTCCCTGCGGGACACCGAGGAGGACAAGCCGCCCGAGGACGTACGGCTGGCCGCACTGTCCGAGCGGGAACTCTCCGTCCTCGAACTCATTGGTGAGGGGCTCACCAATCGACAGATCGCGGGACGGCTCTATCTGTCCGAGAAGACCGTCAAGAACCACATTTCCCGGCTGCTTTCCAAGCTGGGCGTCGACCGTCGAGTTCAGGCGGCTGTGATCGCGGCCCAGGTGGCCGAGCACGACGAGCCTCGCCATTGA
- a CDS encoding universal stress protein: MNDSITGEVRSGPVVVGVDGSDHAFAAALWAADEAVRLARPLHLVHATDTDGREAFIMENEVRRFCAEGRELLDDTAAAVSERCPGLAVTTQLSRRGPVPTLHGAASDDGIIVVGNRGLGGFNSLLLGSVGLKVAAGARTAVIVVRGATETAGAGPVLVGVRDEHDLVCARHAAREAAARKSELRILHIGNVLHPVGDVAAMLDDVNEPAPGRMGSVVVVADLIREEFPDLSLRVDAESSPSVAAVLVEASNHADLLVMGGKRSPGHIGPNLGRATHSLIHHAHCPVELIPRRDAGHRSTP, encoded by the coding sequence ATGAACGACAGCATCACGGGTGAAGTGCGATCCGGCCCGGTCGTCGTAGGGGTCGACGGCTCCGATCACGCCTTCGCGGCGGCGCTCTGGGCAGCGGACGAGGCTGTGCGGCTCGCACGTCCCCTGCACCTCGTCCACGCGACGGACACCGACGGCCGGGAAGCCTTCATCATGGAGAACGAGGTCCGCCGTTTCTGCGCCGAGGGCCGTGAACTGCTCGATGACACGGCTGCGGCCGTGAGCGAGCGCTGCCCCGGCCTGGCCGTCACCACGCAGCTCAGCCGCAGGGGGCCCGTCCCCACCCTGCACGGTGCGGCTTCCGACGACGGCATCATCGTGGTCGGCAACCGGGGCCTCGGCGGATTCAACTCCCTGCTGCTGGGATCGGTCGGACTGAAGGTCGCGGCTGGTGCGAGGACGGCCGTGATCGTGGTGCGAGGTGCCACGGAGACGGCCGGGGCGGGGCCGGTGCTGGTGGGCGTGCGGGACGAACACGACCTCGTCTGTGCGCGGCACGCCGCTCGCGAAGCCGCAGCCCGTAAGTCGGAGCTGCGCATCCTCCACATCGGGAACGTTCTGCATCCGGTCGGTGATGTCGCGGCCATGCTCGACGACGTGAACGAGCCGGCCCCGGGCCGCATGGGCAGCGTCGTCGTGGTGGCCGACCTGATCCGGGAGGAGTTCCCCGATCTCTCCCTGCGCGTCGATGCCGAATCGAGCCCCTCGGTGGCGGCCGTCCTCGTGGAAGCATCGAACCACGCCGATCTTCTGGTGATGGGAGGCAAACGGTCTCCCGGGCACATCGGCCCCAACCTCGGGCGGGCGACGCACAGTCTCATCCACCATGCACACTGCCCGGTGGAGCTCATACCCCGGCGAGACGCGGGGCACCGGAGTACGCCGTGA